Proteins encoded in a region of the Magnetococcales bacterium genome:
- a CDS encoding cobyrinate a,c-diamide synthase, which translates to MEFPHTGCQVTGWSILRQCVIPVSIPEPPGFIVAAVRSQSGKTTVTMALMAAFRRLGKAVAPFKAGPDYIDPAWHRTVCGTPSWNLDTFMMGRQTCRSLFHEQRHNRLGIVEGVMGLFDGKSGVGGPGSTADLAAVLELPVILVVEARGMAGSLAPLVAGFGAAAHGFHLAGVIANGVGSEHHARLLAEILENAALPPLLGWLPRDPEIALAERHLGLILPADQPLADPNHPDRLASALRFDPERLLDAVARVTPVMAHNKTDEANEINKFPAQPLLANQVVAVARDQAFCFLYEANLAWLTAMGAKTLFFSPLAGDSLPATTTAVWLPGGYPELHGAALADSATWPDLRRFVAQGGPVLAECGGMMAMGRSLSDPDGRIWPMAQILPIDTRMTGRLAGLGYRQDKTGVRGHEFHHSVLQDATQLDPAFIVDKGDGGVRWLNVRASYIHWYFPSAPMAVAAWFNRVPSVCFAQERSLNNA; encoded by the coding sequence ATGGAGTTTCCGCATACTGGATGCCAAGTCACTGGATGGAGTATTCTCAGACAATGCGTGATTCCAGTGTCTATTCCTGAACCGCCCGGATTTATTGTGGCCGCTGTTCGCTCGCAAAGCGGCAAGACAACAGTCACCATGGCCCTGATGGCAGCCTTTCGGCGTCTTGGCAAGGCCGTGGCCCCATTCAAGGCAGGACCGGATTACATCGATCCGGCTTGGCATCGTACCGTTTGCGGAACCCCATCCTGGAACCTGGACACATTCATGATGGGACGCCAGACCTGTCGCTCCCTGTTTCATGAACAACGCCACAATCGGCTCGGTATTGTCGAAGGCGTCATGGGATTGTTCGACGGCAAAAGTGGCGTCGGCGGACCCGGCTCCACGGCTGATCTGGCCGCTGTTCTGGAATTGCCGGTGATTCTGGTCGTGGAAGCCCGTGGCATGGCCGGCTCACTGGCACCACTGGTGGCCGGGTTCGGTGCTGCGGCGCACGGTTTCCACTTGGCCGGTGTCATCGCCAATGGCGTCGGCAGTGAACACCATGCCCGGCTTTTGGCCGAAATTTTGGAAAATGCCGCTTTGCCTCCCCTTCTGGGATGGTTGCCACGGGATCCTGAAATTGCCCTGGCAGAACGTCATCTGGGCCTGATCCTGCCCGCCGATCAACCCCTGGCAGACCCCAATCATCCAGATCGTCTGGCCTCTGCCCTGCGTTTCGACCCTGAGCGTCTTCTGGATGCCGTGGCTCGGGTAACCCCGGTTATGGCTCACAATAAAACTGATGAGGCAAACGAGATAAACAAATTCCCCGCCCAACCCCTCCTGGCCAATCAGGTGGTGGCCGTGGCCCGGGACCAGGCCTTTTGTTTCCTCTACGAAGCCAATCTGGCCTGGTTGACAGCCATGGGGGCCAAAACGCTCTTTTTTTCTCCCCTGGCTGGTGATTCGCTCCCGGCCACCACGACCGCCGTCTGGTTACCCGGTGGTTATCCCGAATTGCATGGGGCTGCCCTCGCCGATTCGGCAACCTGGCCCGATCTGCGACGCTTCGTGGCCCAGGGCGGCCCGGTCCTGGCCGAATGCGGAGGCATGATGGCCATGGGACGTTCCCTGAGTGACCCAGACGGCAGAATCTGGCCCATGGCCCAGATTCTGCCCATCGATACCCGCATGACAGGACGCCTTGCCGGCCTGGGTTATCGCCAAGACAAAACAGGAGTGCGTGGTCACGAGTTTCACCACTCCGTGCTACAGGATGCCACTCAACTGGATCCGGCCTTTATCGTGGACAAGGGAGATGGCGGTGTGCGTTGGTTGAACGTGCGTGCCTCCTACATACACTGGTATTTTCCCTCGGCACCCATGGCCGTCGCCGCCTGGTTCAACCGGGTGCCGTCGGTTTGCTTCGCGCAGGAACGGTCCTTGAACAATGCTTGA
- a CDS encoding DUF4147 domain-containing protein, whose translation MDRWLPSAHLLDIFHAALTRVDGQKVVRHALATLSCTWKLVHLVAIGKAAVAMTRGALDVLGNRIAAGLVITKVGYSGSLDNNLPVRVLEAAHPIPDASSLRAGNFLLDFMQSRSDNNARKKFLFLISGGTSSLVESLPEFVTLEELRRVNAWLLGSGLDIHQVNRIRKRLSRIKGGRLAACLGQHSASVLLLSDVPGDDPASIGSGLLVPDEGDVDLDMVPEWLRALLVQTPPLPSPGDPMFANLDVRVVGCLTDALRGAAARARSRGYPVRLTSGILTGDAAEQGRTLATALALGEPGVYLWGGETTVVLPPAPGKGGRNQHLALAAAREIQGREDLFLLAAGTDGSDGPGSWAGALVDGGTIARGRAAGLDPDLSLAQADAQTFLAASGDLLHTGPTGTNVMDLVIGLKRLP comes from the coding sequence ATGGATCGATGGCTTCCATCCGCACATCTATTGGATATATTCCACGCTGCCTTGACAAGGGTTGACGGCCAGAAAGTGGTGCGGCATGCCCTGGCGACTCTTTCATGCACCTGGAAACTGGTCCATCTGGTGGCCATTGGCAAGGCCGCCGTGGCCATGACGCGAGGTGCCCTGGATGTATTGGGGAACCGGATTGCGGCTGGTCTGGTCATCACCAAGGTCGGGTACAGTGGATCCCTGGACAATAATCTGCCTGTTCGTGTTCTGGAAGCCGCACATCCAATTCCCGATGCCTCCTCACTGCGCGCTGGAAATTTCCTGCTGGATTTCATGCAATCAAGGTCAGACAACAATGCAAGGAAAAAGTTCCTCTTCCTGATTTCCGGGGGTACGTCCTCCCTGGTGGAATCCTTGCCGGAGTTTGTCACCCTGGAAGAATTGCGCCGGGTCAATGCCTGGTTATTGGGCAGTGGTCTGGATATTCATCAGGTCAATCGGATTCGCAAACGATTGTCGCGGATCAAGGGGGGGCGTTTGGCAGCCTGTTTGGGACAGCATTCCGCGAGTGTTTTGCTTCTTTCCGATGTCCCAGGGGATGATCCGGCCAGTATTGGTTCTGGATTGTTGGTTCCGGATGAGGGAGATGTTGACCTGGATATGGTGCCGGAGTGGCTCAGGGCATTGTTGGTCCAAACCCCACCTTTGCCGTCACCCGGGGATCCCATGTTTGCCAACCTGGATGTGCGTGTGGTCGGCTGTTTGACGGATGCCCTGCGGGGTGCGGCAGCACGGGCGCGTTCCCGGGGATATCCTGTGCGTTTGACTTCCGGTATCCTGACAGGAGATGCGGCAGAACAAGGTCGTACTTTGGCGACCGCATTGGCGCTTGGGGAGCCGGGCGTATATCTCTGGGGAGGTGAGACCACGGTGGTCTTGCCGCCCGCACCTGGAAAGGGCGGCCGGAATCAACATTTGGCTCTGGCGGCGGCCCGGGAGATTCAGGGACGGGAGGATCTTTTTCTTCTCGCGGCAGGCACCGATGGTTCGGATGGTCCTGGTTCCTGGGCTGGTGCCCTGGTGGATGGGGGGACCATTGCCAGAGGTCGGGCCGCCGGTCTGGATCCAGATCTTTCTCTGGCCCAGGCCGATGCACAAACCTTTTTGGCTGCCAGCGGGGATTTGTTGCACACCGGGCCAACCGGCACCAATGTCATGGATCTGGTGATTGGGTTGAAAAGATTACCATGA
- a CDS encoding nucleoside deaminase, which produces MTAKNPPRPAAKNPQYLEPDAASLLLSMIEATQSALLDEVPVGAVVRDVHGRYLAQSGNRPVANMDPAGHAEMQAMRLAANRVGNYRLVGAQLTVTLEPCAMCLETSRQARFGKIVYGMTRTKTTTSTLPTRSMVEETTCSAEIIQMLKFFFESKRSI; this is translated from the coding sequence ATGACAGCAAAAAATCCACCACGCCCAGCGGCAAAAAATCCTCAGTACCTGGAACCTGATGCAGCCTCTTTGTTGCTCTCCATGATCGAAGCCACCCAGTCGGCGCTGCTGGATGAGGTGCCGGTTGGAGCTGTGGTTCGGGATGTTCATGGTCGTTATCTGGCACAGAGTGGCAACAGACCGGTGGCCAATATGGATCCCGCCGGACATGCGGAGATGCAGGCCATGCGTCTGGCCGCCAACCGGGTCGGCAATTATCGGCTGGTTGGTGCCCAATTGACGGTTACCCTGGAACCCTGTGCCATGTGTCTGGAAACCAGTCGCCAGGCCCGCTTCGGCAAAATCGTCTATGGCATGACCAGAACCAAAACCACAACGTCAACGTTACCAACACGTTCCATGGTTGAAGAGACCACCTGTAGCGCGGAAATCATCCAGATGCTCAAATTTTTCTTTGAATCAAAACGAAGCATCTGA
- a CDS encoding response regulator yields the protein MNRTDQESSKKNWLIMAEKFRHMLPEKVAALQQSMDGPLSGAHGLRQLENLPHLLHQISNTAATCGFQEITTRARQLENLVDTLLTQPDTNGPSPDDIRRGFQQLKDEMDRVYQNGQPSMTTPRIAGMSTPDTINPLDEKFISGNLPLPDTKTLTAKKPIILIGDDDPMLREMIAWFLDECGYQIIKAENGKQAVEKFLELPVDLVLLDAEMPVMNGFEACIRIKNTPKGKDVPVVMVTILDDKASIEKAFEVGAHDFIHKPIHWTVLKQRLRILLEVRKNETLLKQHLENLGTLVAERTAELNLAKESAEAGIRAKDEFLAIISHEMRTPLNSIIGFSDLLIQSIGGEEEKSWLQMISKSGQLLLELINETLELVEVDSGEYRFQNIPFDLPELLDDIVDTVRPLAQEKKLALGLAREELKACPQQVHGDPKRLRQVLLHLVRNAIKFTDSGSVRLGVKPSVNPNNRTLLHFWVEDTGPGIPANKQQAIFQDFTQLEEYHTRKHEGIGLGLTICKRFIPCMGGKIWVESRVNHGSTFHFTANLGSFPNQ from the coding sequence ATGAACCGAACCGATCAGGAATCCAGCAAAAAAAATTGGCTGATCATGGCAGAAAAATTTCGGCACATGTTGCCTGAAAAGGTTGCGGCTCTGCAACAATCCATGGACGGTCCTCTCTCCGGTGCCCATGGTCTCCGCCAATTGGAAAACCTGCCCCACCTGCTGCATCAAATCAGCAATACAGCCGCCACCTGCGGCTTTCAGGAAATCACGACCCGGGCCAGACAACTGGAAAATCTGGTCGATACGCTTCTGACCCAACCCGATACCAACGGTCCTTCGCCAGACGATATTCGCAGGGGATTTCAGCAACTCAAGGATGAAATGGACCGCGTCTATCAGAATGGCCAACCCAGCATGACAACCCCCAGGATTGCTGGCATGTCCACTCCAGATACCATCAATCCTTTGGATGAAAAATTCATTTCTGGCAACCTTCCGCTCCCGGATACCAAAACCCTGACCGCCAAAAAGCCGATCATCCTGATCGGCGACGATGATCCCATGTTGCGAGAGATGATCGCCTGGTTCCTGGACGAATGCGGCTACCAGATCATCAAGGCTGAAAACGGCAAACAGGCCGTGGAAAAATTTTTGGAACTCCCTGTCGATCTGGTCCTGCTTGATGCCGAAATGCCTGTCATGAACGGCTTCGAAGCCTGTATCCGCATCAAAAACACCCCTAAAGGCAAGGATGTCCCGGTCGTCATGGTCACCATTCTGGACGACAAGGCTTCCATCGAAAAAGCCTTTGAAGTCGGTGCCCACGATTTTATCCATAAACCCATCCACTGGACTGTCCTGAAGCAAAGGTTGCGGATTCTCCTCGAAGTCAGGAAAAACGAAACCCTGCTGAAACAACACCTGGAAAATCTGGGCACCCTGGTGGCCGAAAGAACTGCCGAACTCAATCTGGCAAAAGAGTCCGCCGAGGCCGGGATTCGCGCCAAGGATGAATTTTTGGCCATCATCAGTCACGAAATGCGTACCCCCTTGAACTCCATCATCGGCTTCTCCGACCTGTTGATACAAAGCATCGGCGGGGAAGAAGAAAAATCCTGGCTCCAGATGATCTCGAAATCCGGACAACTTCTGCTGGAACTGATCAATGAAACTCTTGAACTGGTGGAAGTCGATTCAGGAGAATACCGGTTTCAGAACATACCCTTTGATCTGCCGGAACTGCTTGATGACATTGTTGATACGGTCAGACCGCTCGCCCAGGAGAAAAAATTGGCCCTGGGTCTTGCCCGTGAAGAACTCAAGGCCTGTCCGCAGCAGGTCCATGGCGATCCGAAACGCTTGCGACAGGTCTTGTTGCATCTGGTACGCAATGCCATTAAATTCACGGATTCCGGCTCTGTGCGTCTGGGCGTCAAACCCAGTGTCAATCCCAACAATCGCACCCTGCTGCATTTCTGGGTTGAAGATACCGGTCCCGGAATTCCTGCCAACAAACAGCAGGCCATTTTTCAGGACTTCACCCAGTTGGAAGAGTACCACACGCGCAAACATGAGGGAATCGGCCTGGGATTGACCATCTGCAAACGATTCATCCCCTGTATGGGCGGAAAAATCTGGGTGGAAAGTCGCGTGAACCATGGCTCTACGTTCCATTTTACGGCCAACCTGGGATCTTTTCCAAACCAATAG
- a CDS encoding outer membrane protein assembly factor: protein MAGSAIAESVPEVAGSAVAESVPAAENEPVAYRVSFVVTGDPAVHSLLERVSLTYKEMESPSPSLVLLRGQTTADRKRLLKALRSEGYFAAVVNVRFAEAKLPDEPIHLLFEVDSGPLYTLHNPSIQIHAANSASNTPLQNQEQGQGQEQESTHVPPPPEKLGLIQGGPARSNQVRQSDKALLQHAQAQGHPFATLLPRRVIVDHATHTMQVTLHLRPGPRARMGTVSWQGLQTVKPEFVQQQLLWKAGDLYQPALLERTRNALLATGLFAMVDLQPAAALETDGSLPVTITVQERLQRTLSLGAGVSSDEGPKINLGWEHRNLQGGGEHLATQVEYGQVRKRFKSNFGKPHFGRRDQTLLMELITENENVEAYQKQSVTLQSGLERTYEQGWRLSLGASYRLAELFTGDSHTPDGTGTFGLVSLPFRATLDHSDDLLNPTRGWRLNAFFSPLLDTLENGHSFTKLHLQITGYRPVTDAPRLVVAGRIKAGILTGSNRSEVPVDERYYAGGSGSLRGYAYQLVGPLDSSDKPLGGRSLLESSLEARVQVRESLEMVLFLDEGAVMKSPVPNFSERPYFGLGSGIRYLTPIGPLRLDVAFPLDQRPNIDKSVQLSASIGQAF from the coding sequence GTGGCGGGATCCGCCATTGCCGAATCCGTCCCGGAAGTGGCGGGATCCGCCGTTGCCGAATCCGTCCCGGCAGCGGAAAATGAACCGGTCGCCTACCGGGTCTCCTTTGTTGTGACCGGGGACCCTGCCGTGCATTCCCTGCTGGAACGGGTCTCCCTCACCTACAAAGAGATGGAATCCCCCTCCCCGTCCCTGGTCTTGCTGCGCGGCCAGACCACGGCTGACCGCAAACGGTTGTTGAAAGCGTTGCGCTCCGAGGGATATTTTGCCGCCGTGGTCAATGTCCGGTTTGCAGAGGCCAAACTCCCCGACGAACCGATCCATCTCCTGTTTGAGGTCGATTCCGGTCCTTTGTATACGTTGCATAATCCCTCAATCCAGATCCACGCAGCCAATTCTGCATCCAACACTCCCCTCCAAAACCAGGAACAGGGGCAAGGGCAGGAACAGGAATCCACCCATGTTCCTCCGCCACCCGAAAAACTGGGGCTGATTCAGGGAGGACCAGCCCGCAGCAATCAGGTCAGGCAGAGCGACAAGGCCTTGTTGCAGCATGCCCAGGCCCAGGGCCATCCTTTTGCGACCCTGTTGCCCCGGCGCGTGATCGTTGACCATGCCACCCATACCATGCAGGTCACACTGCATCTGCGTCCAGGACCTCGCGCCCGCATGGGAACAGTATCCTGGCAAGGGTTGCAAACCGTCAAACCGGAATTCGTGCAGCAACAACTCCTCTGGAAGGCGGGTGATCTCTATCAACCCGCTCTGTTGGAGCGTACCCGCAACGCCTTGCTGGCCACCGGTTTGTTTGCCATGGTCGATCTGCAACCCGCCGCCGCCCTGGAAACCGATGGCTCACTTCCCGTAACCATCACCGTACAGGAACGCCTGCAACGCACCCTCTCCCTGGGAGCCGGAGTCAGTTCGGACGAGGGGCCAAAAATCAACCTCGGGTGGGAACATCGCAATCTGCAAGGCGGGGGAGAACATCTGGCAACCCAGGTCGAATATGGCCAGGTGAGAAAGCGCTTCAAAAGCAATTTCGGCAAACCGCATTTCGGACGCCGGGATCAAACCCTCCTCATGGAACTCATCACCGAAAACGAAAATGTCGAAGCCTATCAAAAACAATCCGTCACCCTGCAAAGCGGTCTGGAGCGCACCTACGAGCAGGGATGGCGTCTGTCATTGGGTGCCTCATACCGGTTGGCGGAGCTGTTCACGGGGGATTCTCATACGCCGGATGGAACCGGCACCTTTGGACTCGTCTCCCTGCCATTCCGGGCCACCCTGGATCACAGCGATGATCTCCTGAACCCGACCCGGGGCTGGCGGCTCAATGCCTTTTTTTCTCCCCTCCTGGACACCCTGGAAAACGGTCACTCCTTTACAAAACTTCACCTGCAAATCACCGGTTACCGACCGGTCACGGATGCCCCGCGCCTGGTGGTCGCCGGACGCATCAAGGCCGGCATCCTGACCGGCTCCAATCGCAGCGAAGTCCCCGTTGACGAACGCTATTATGCAGGTGGCAGCGGGTCACTCCGGGGATACGCCTATCAACTTGTCGGACCTCTGGACAGCAGCGACAAACCCCTGGGAGGACGTTCCCTCCTGGAATCATCTCTCGAAGCCCGGGTGCAGGTGCGGGAGTCCCTGGAGATGGTTCTCTTCCTGGATGAAGGAGCGGTCATGAAAAGTCCCGTCCCCAATTTTTCCGAGCGTCCCTATTTCGGGCTGGGCAGTGGCATTCGCTATTTGACACCCATTGGACCCTTGCGTCTGGATGTCGCCTTTCCCCTGGATCAGCGACCCAACATTGACAAAAGTGTCCAGCTTTCCGCCAGCATCGGTCAGGCATTTTGA
- a CDS encoding acyltransferase — translation MLDSMNGVRGWAALVVFFYHSIPLFYPVIATQKQDLARGFVDALIAKSPLYALLNGAFAVFIFFVLSGFVLSVQFFKNKARINIISAMLRRYFRLAIPIFSANLFILFCIYFNLFHENEMVKIGMLTDGLQKYNFTFNSYNIFQESFVKVFTERSTVMNLVLWTMQYELIGSYIVFLTIILFGTSKLRIAFYLFFMIFLGKLVGYYVIYYKCFMFGVILADIYVNFPKAKTPPKPFLFEIFYISIAIFGLFLGSMPIEIVDPSQYQSIMQKITRGVGFDGVYALGGCLVVSGVLFSNNLEKIFKSKISLFLGKISFCLYLIHIPVVFTFGYYIFSFLHHNNFRHNTAFFIYITLTMVAILIISYYFEKLIDKPFNSLARRWVGNILGMHRS, via the coding sequence ATGCTTGATTCCATGAACGGTGTACGAGGCTGGGCAGCCCTGGTTGTCTTTTTTTACCACAGCATCCCTTTGTTCTACCCTGTCATTGCAACCCAAAAACAGGATTTGGCCAGGGGATTTGTGGATGCATTGATTGCCAAATCTCCCCTCTATGCCCTGTTGAATGGCGCGTTTGCCGTTTTTATTTTTTTCGTGTTGAGCGGCTTCGTCCTGAGTGTGCAATTTTTTAAAAACAAGGCAAGAATCAATATCATCTCTGCCATGCTGAGAAGATATTTCAGGCTTGCCATACCCATTTTCTCCGCCAATTTGTTTATTTTATTCTGCATCTATTTTAATTTATTTCATGAAAACGAAATGGTAAAAATTGGTATGTTGACTGACGGATTGCAAAAATACAATTTCACCTTCAATAGCTACAATATTTTTCAGGAATCTTTTGTGAAAGTTTTTACAGAGAGAAGCACAGTCATGAATCTTGTCCTGTGGACAATGCAATATGAATTGATTGGATCTTACATTGTTTTTTTAACAATCATTCTATTTGGAACATCAAAATTAAGAATTGCTTTTTATTTGTTTTTTATGATTTTTTTGGGAAAATTAGTCGGATATTATGTAATTTATTATAAATGCTTTATGTTTGGCGTCATACTGGCAGATATTTATGTTAATTTTCCAAAAGCAAAAACTCCGCCCAAGCCTTTTTTGTTTGAAATATTTTATATTTCAATCGCCATATTTGGCTTATTTCTTGGGTCCATGCCCATTGAAATTGTAGATCCTTCACAATATCAATCAATAATGCAAAAAATTACACGCGGCGTTGGCTTTGATGGTGTCTACGCCCTGGGTGGGTGTCTTGTTGTTTCTGGTGTATTGTTTTCCAATAATTTAGAAAAAATATTTAAATCAAAAATATCTTTGTTTCTTGGAAAAATATCATTTTGTCTCTATTTGATCCATATACCTGTCGTATTTACATTTGGATATTATATATTTTCATTTTTGCATCATAATAATTTCAGACACAATACCGCATTTTTTATTTACATTACGTTAACAATGGTTGCCATATTGATTATATCGTATTATTTTGAAAAATTAATTGACAAACCGTTCAATAGCCTTGCACGTCGCTGGGTCGGAAATATTCTGGGAATGCACAGATCGTAA